AAAGCAGGTCCCGGTCGCTGAGCTGTCTCAATTCGACTGGGTGGTCGTCCAGCCCGAAAACCTCGACGCCGCAAGCCTCGCGAAGCTCCAGCGGGCAGGCGTCGAGGTTTTCGCATACCTGAGCGCAGGAGAGGGCTCGCCCGGCGCCGTCGAACCGGCCTGGGTCCTCGGCTCGAACACTGCCTGGAGCAGCGCCATCATGAATCCCGCGGCGGCGGGGTGGCGCAACCAAGTGCTCGATCGCGCCGACGCGCTGTGGAAGGACGGATATCGGGCGCTCTTCCTCGACACGCTCGACAGCTACCTGGCCGTCCTTCCCGGCGCGGAGGCGCGCCGTACCGCCGCCGCGGCCCTCGCCAGCATCGTCCGAGGCATCCACCGGCGCCATCCCAAGGTAAAGCTCTTCTTCAACCGCGGGTTCGAGATCCTCGACGACGTGGGAAGCCTGGCGGCGGGGCTGGCGGCCGAGTCCCTTCTCCACGGCTGGGATGCGGCCGCGAAGCGATACGTCGAGGTGAACGAAACGGACCGGAAATGGCTGCTCGGCCAACTGCAAAAGGTCAAGCAGCGATTCGGCATCCCGGTCGTAGTGGTGGATTACCTCCCGCCCTCGCGGCGCGCGACGGCGCGTGAGGCTGCGCGCCGGATCGACGCGATGGGCTTCTCTCCGTGGATCTCTACTCCTTCGCTGGACATGCTCGGCGTCGGGGCGTTGGAGGTGGTACCGCGTCGCGTCCTGCTTCTGTACGACGGCGCGGAGACTCCCAGCCTCGAGCAAAGCCCGATCCACAGGCTTGCCGCCCTGCCCGTCGAGTACCTGGGCTGCGTCCCGACGTACCTCGACGTGCGCGCTGGATTGCCGCGGGAGCCGCTCGCCGGCCTCTATGCCGGTGTCGTCACCTGGTTCACCGACGACGAGATGCCGGACGCCCTCGGCTATCCCGAGTGGCTCCTGCGGCAGATCGAAGCGGGCGTCCCGGTCGCGATGTTCGGAAGTCCCGGGTTCAACGCCTCGAGCGCCTTTCTCCACCGCCTCGGGATTGCGACTTCCGCCGGCGCTTCACGACCGGTGCGCATCGCCACCCGCGACGCGTTCGTCGGCCTCGAGGCGGACCCCCGGCCTCGCTCCCGCGGACTGCATCCGTGGCGCGCCTCCGGCGAAGGCATGGCCGTTCACGTCCGGCTCGCCGACGGAAACGGCGAGCTGATCGATCCGGTCCTGACCGCGCCTTGGGGCGGTATGGCGCTCGACCCCTACGTCCTGGAGATCGGGTACCAGGGACGCACACGATGGATCGTCGATCCTTTCCAGTTCCTCGAGAAAGCCCTTGCGCTCCGGCCGGCGCCGGCGCTCGACCTCACCACCGAGAACGGCGCACGCCTCCTCGTCGTCGTCGCGGACGGTGTCGGGTTCGCCAGCCCCGCCGGCCCGAGCGCTGCCCCTGCCGGCGACGTGATCCGCCGTGAACTGCTGGCGCGCCTCGCCGTTCCGGCGACGGTGTCCATTCCTCCGGAGGAGCTCGCCGCCGGCGGAGCGGGCGGCGCCCGCCCGCAGCTCGAGGCGGCGGCGCGGTCGATCTTCGCGCTTCCCAACGTCGAGCCCGCGGCCCAGGCGGTGCGGCTCGCGAGTGGAAATCCCCAGGAGATCGGCGATGTGTCGTTGGGCCAGCTCTCGCCCAGCGGATATCCGGTCGGCGACGCCTTCCGCATCTATTTGCCTGGCTGGAACGAGAGCGGCGCTTCGAGCTGGTGGACCTCGGCCGACTTCGATCCCGACCGCGTCATCGCGCTGCTCGAGCGGGCGGAGACTCCGCGGCGACTGAAGCCGCTCGGGCTCTACTTCCGTTTCTGGATCGCGACCAGGCCCGCCGCACTCCGTGCGTTCGAGGAGGTCCTGCGCTGGGCGCGTGGCGCCGGAACGCTGCCGCTCTGGTCGCACGAGTACGCCGGCCGCGTTCTGGAGTTCCAGTCCGCCTCGATCGCGCAGCGGCTCGACGGCACCTGGCAATTCCGCGGCCTCGACAAGCTGCGCACCGTGCGCATCCCCGCTTCCCTCGGCTGGCCCGACCCCGACGGATCACGCGGTGTCGCGAGCATCACCGACGTCGGCGACTCGCGGTACGTGAGCTTCGCCCCCGGGCAGGATCCTGCGCTCGCGCTCGCTTCGGAGCCGCCGCGCGATCCGTACCTGTCCTGGGCCAACGCTCCCCTCGAGCACTGGTCCGCGCAGGGCCCCACGGTCTCCATACGCCTCCGCGGCCACGAGCCCGTGCGCTTCGCCGTCGGAGGACCATCGCCCTGCACGTTGACGACCGGGGCCAGGAAGGTCCGCCCGGTGGATGTGGACGGGCGAGCCGTCTTCTCACTTCCCGACGCGGACAGCGGCGACGCGCGGCTCGATTGCGGGGGACACTGAGCATGCAGCGTCGGCCGAAGCAGCGGGGTCGCCGACGAGTTGCTGGACCCGCCCTGACCGCTGCCGTGGTCGTGGTCTCCATCGGAAGTCTCGGCGGGTTGCATCTCTGGGCGGGAGAGGCGGACAGCGCGTCGGGACCGGCCGATGCCCTGGGCCTGGCGCTTCTGCGGGCCGACCTGGAGCTGAATCCCGATGACGCGACCCTGCGCATGCGCCTGACCCGCGAGCAGCTCGCGCTTGGAATGTACCGGGACGCGGAGCGCACGTTGGTCCCGCTCTTCGGGGCAGGGACCGCAATGGCCCCGGAGGCGGCGCTCCTCTCGGTCGACGTCAAGCTGGCGGCATGGCGCGCGATCGCACCGGAGCTGCCGGCCCGCCACGCCGCGCAAGCCGATGCGCTGGCGCGGCTCGAGGCTTTCCTTCCCCGTCAGGGGAATCTCGACGACCTGGCGCATGCCGCCCGCGCCGCCCGCGAGCTGGGGCGTCCCGATCTCGCCGCGCGCGCGGACGAACGCGCCGCCGCGCTCGAGCCCGATCCAAGGCGCGCGATGGATCTCGGTTTGACCGCGGTCGACGAGTTCCGTGCGGCCGACCGCGGCGACGAGGCCTTGCGTCTGGCCGAGAAGCTGGTCGAGCGCTTCCCGGCAGAGCGCACCGTGGTCGAACGCGCCCTGGCGATTGCCCTGGCCCAGAACGATCCGCAGCGTGCCCGCCGCCTCGGTGAGCGACTGACCTCCATCGGAACGGTCGATCCCGTGTCCCTCGGACGGCAGCTCGATCTGGAGCTCGCCGCGGGCGATCTCGCGGGAGCGTTGAAGACCGCTGAACAGCTCGCCGGGATGTCTCCGGACGATGCGAATTCCCGGCTTACAGCCGCCCGGGTCGCGCTCTGGGCCGGCGAGCCGCGACGAGCCCTGTCGCACTGGAGCTGGCTCGCAAAGCGCCGCGGCGCGCTGCACGACATGGACGAGGCGCTCGCACTGGCGCGGGCCCTCCGGGACGAGGCCACCGTCGCCGACCTTCTCGGCGCGCGCGCCCGCCGGGTGCCCCTGCCGGCGGCCGCCCTCTCCGAGCTGACGCACGCGCTGGAGAGCACCGCGACGCCCCGCAGCGTGACCGAGGCGCTGGAGCGCTATGCGTCGCTCCGCCCGGCGAGCCGGGACGCCTGGGAGGCGCTCGCCTCTGCGCAGGAACGAAGGCGGGAGTTCGCGGCGGCGCTCGGGACGCGGCTGGAGATCGCTCGCCGCTTCGGCCGCAGCGTCGTGAATTCGGTGGCGGCGGCGAAACTTCAATGGGCCCTCGGGCGCCGCGGGGAAGCCTTGGCAGAGCTCCAGCGATTCGTCGACTCTGCGTCTCCGAACCGTTCCGAATACTGGGAAGTGCTCGCCGAGATCGCGTGGCAGGAAGAGGCGGATCCGATCGCGTTGCGCGCGTACCAGGCCCTCTGGGAGAGCGGGCACATCGACGTCGCCGGCGCAGAGCGGCTGCTGATGCTTACCCGCGAATCGGGGCGCCCGGACGACTTGATCCAGATCGGACGACTCGGCTGGTCGCGCATGCGGCAGCCGCGGCTCCTCTTGCTGGCGATGGACGAGGCGGCGCGCACCGGACGCTGGCCCCAGGTCGAGCGGATGGCCGCGGAGGCGGCGGCGTCGGGCGACGACTTCGCCAGCCTTCCCGCGTACTGGATGCTGCGGGCGCGCGCTGACGAAAGGGCGGGGCGGATTCCGGAAGCTATCGGTGCGTACCGTCGCGCGCTCGCCGGCGACCCGAAGTCCAAGGCGGCACGCGCCGGCATCCTCTGGCTGCTCTCCGGCGCCCATCAGCGCGGAACCCTCTCCGAATATCTCGCGTCCTGGGCAGACGACGCACCCAACGATCCCGAGCTCTCCCGCGCCTACGTCGCCGGCCTCGAGGAGCTGCGAACCGCGCGATCTCCTCTCCTTCCCCCGCCCGCGGCGGCTGGTGTCGACGTTGCCGGCGAGTCCCTGGGGAGCGTAGTGCTCGGCCAGCAGCGCGCGTTCGTGCGTTCCGAGATCCCTGGCGGCGAGTTGGAGCTTCGCCAGGGATTGCTCGCGGCGCTTCCGAACGATTCCGGCCTGCGCGTTCCGGCCGCCGAGACGAGGGTCTCGGCGCACGCGCGGTTGCCGGGGCTCGCGGGCCAGACGGAAGTGTCCGCAGGCGTCAGCCTGCGGCCAGATCGGAACGTGCTGCAGGCCGGCGTCGCACGGATGCAGCGATTTGCCTCGGTCGGCGAGGCGCGAATCGAGGCTTCTCTCCATGAGCCGGCGGACGAGTCGCTGGCCCTGCGCCTCGAGGCGGTGCGGACGCGGGTCGGCGGCGCGGTCGCGGTGAGCGAAGGAGCCGCCTACCAACGGCTGGCGTTGGACTTCAAGCGCTGGTCCACCCGGTCCGGCGCCGATCTCGGCAGGGGCGGGGCCGCGAACTTCGAGATCGGTTGGAGGACGCAAGGCCCTGACGCCATCGTCCGCTTGCAGGGCGGATATCAGCGCAACTCGCTCAACTCCGGCCCGTTGCCGGCGGCGCTGGCGGTCTTCGCCCCTGACGCATCGGCCGTCCTGCCCGGCGAGCTGGCATCGCTCGGTATCGGTGCGGGCCTGACCGGCTTGCCGGCCGGACCGGCACGGCTGGCGGCGGACGCCTGGATCGGATCCGTCGGTCCTCCGTTCCGGCCTGCATTCCGGATCCAGACGGGGATCGCCGTCGCACCCTTCAAGAACGGCGAGCTGGCGATGTCGGCGTTCGCCGCCAACGACCGCTTTGGCGTCGGCGGCAACCTCGGGCTCAACCTCTCGCTCACTCACCGATTCGGATTCTGACTCCATGAGACTCCATCCACCTTCCCAGCACGGCGGCAGCGACACGGGCCCGGAGCCGCGCACGCCCGCACCGGCGTGGCAATCATGGCTCGAGACCGTCGGACTGATGACGGTCCTCATCGTCATCGGGGCGCTGGTCGATCGCAGCGACCCGTTCCTGCTCCGCCGCGGATTCTCCTGGTTCACCCTCGCTCCGCTGCTGGCGGGATTGCAGTACGGCTCGACCCACGGACTGGCCGGCGCCGGCCTCCAGGCCGCGGTGCTGGCCATCGCCTGGAAGACGGGCATCGTCAGCGTGCCGGACTCGGCCTCCGAGACCGTGCTCGGCTGGCTCGTCGCGGGGCTACTCGCCGGCGAATTCCGCGACTCGTGGCTGCGGCGCGCCACGCAGCTCGAGTCGTTCGGCGACCACCTGCGCGGCCGCCTCGAAGGCCTCGGCCGGTCTTATCTGGCGCTGAAGATCTCGCACGACCGCCTGCGGCGAGCGACGCCCGAGGCGTCGCCGACCTTGAGGGACGCGCTGTCCGCTTTCCGCCGCGAGCTCGCGCAGCGTGGCGAGGCTTCCCTGCCAGCTTGTGGGGAGGCGATTCTGCAGCTCTTCGCGGAGCACGGGTTCGTTCGGGCGGCGACGCTGCATCCGGTGGACGCCAAGGGCCGGCCCGGGCCCGCGGTCGCCGCGTTGGGGTCGTCCGCCGAATCCGAGCGTGATTCTCTCGTTCGCCGGGCGGCCCGGACCGGCGTCACAATGAGCGTCCGCGACGGCTGCGAAGGCGACGGGGTCCTCGTTGCCGTCCCGCTCATCGATCTGTCTTGCCGCGCGCGTGCCGTGGTCGCCGTGCGCGACATGCCGTTCATCGCGCTGCACGCCGAGACGCTCGAGCTGCTCGCGGTGATCGGTGGCCGGCTGGGCGATGCCATCTCGCGCCCGTACGGCAAATTGCCGCCGCTGACCGAACGCGCCACCGCTCCGGCCGGGACGCCTCATTCACCCGAAGTCGCGCCAGTCGCCGAGCCGGTTCCGGCGCCGGTCAAGGAGGTCGCTTGAGACCGTTGCGCGACATCGCCGTGGTCGCCGCGCTCTTCTGCGAAGGCGTTGCAGGCGTCGCGCTGATGCGGGGATTCGGCATCCCCGCGCTCCTCGTCCACGTCGCGGCGTCCGGGTGGACGGCGGCATTGTTCCAGCGCGCGTTCGAGGGTCGCAGGCGCGGTGGCTTTGCGCTGATCTTCGCCACGGCATTCTTCGTGCCGTTCCTCGGAACGCTCGGTCTCGTTGCCGTCGCGGCGCTCACGCCGCGCGGGACCACGGCGCCCGAACGCGATTGCGTCAGCACGCGCATTCCGCGGCCGCCGGAGATGGTGGACTCCTGGAGCTTGCCGATCGGTGGCCGGCAACCTGGAGAACGCCAGGCGCGCATCGAAGCGCTGACTGCGCTCCGCGGCCGGTCCGATCCCGCCACCATCGCCGCTCTCCGCCATGCGATGGAAGACCGCGACGAGGACGTCAGGCTTCTCGCCCACGCGCTGCTCGAAGCGAAAAACCGGGCCGCCTGGCGGGAGATCGACGCAGCGAACGGCGCGCTCGATCGCGCACCGCAACGGCAGCTTGCTTCCATTCATCGGCGGCTGGCCTCGCAGTACTGGGAGGTCGCGTGGCTCGGCCTCGCCCAGGGCGAGTGCCTCGATCACGCGCTGGGGACTGCCCGGCACCACGCAACGGCGGCAGTCGAGCAGGATCCGCGCTCGGCGTCGCTTCACCTCCTGCTCGGCCGCATCGAGCTGCGGCTGGGCGAGCCTGAACGGGCAGAGATGGCGCTGCTCCGGGCCCGCGACCTCGGCCTGCCGGCAGGCATCGCTGCGCCGTACCTCGCGGAGGCGGCATTCCTCCGGCGCCGGTTCGATCTGGTGCGGAGCCACCTGTCCCTGCCGGCTCGATCGGCTCCTGGCGGAGCCGCGGCACGAGTCCGGAGGTACTGGACGTGAGCGCCATGAACCTCTCTCCGGCGCGGCCGGCGGACGTGGCCCTCCTCCTGGAAGGGACATACCCGTTCGTGCGGGGCGGCGTTTCCACGTGGGTACACAAGCTCATCGAGGCGCTGCCCGAGACGACCTTCTCGCTCGTTTTCATCGGCGGTCGCCGGTCGGATCACGGCCGCGCCGCCTACGCGTTCCCGCCGAACGTCGTCCATTTCGAGCGCCACTACCTGTTCGAGCCGCGAAAGGATTCGCCGGACCGCTCCGTAGACGCCTCCGCGGTCGACGAGCTCGACCGCCTCCACGATCATCTGCTCGGGGCTTCCCGGGCGCCTGCCGACGCCGAGCTCGTGAAGCGGCTCGCGCTCTGCCTGCAGGCGCCCGACGGGTTCGCGCGCGACGCGTTCCTGCACGAAGACGCCTGCTGGGACTGGATCTGCGATCGCTATCGCCGCGATCGCGCGGATTCCCCCTTCACCAGCTATTTCTGGACGCTGCGGTCCACGTATCTGGGCCTGTTCACCCTCGCCGACGTCGCCCGCCGATTGCCGCCCGCGCGCTTCTATCACGCGGTCTCGACGGGCTACGCCGGGTTCCTGGGCGCGCTCCTTCGCCACCAGCGAAGCCGTCCGCTCGTGCTCACCGAGCACGGCATCTACACGAAAGAGCGGATGATCGACCTCGCCAGCGCGGAGTCGATTCCGGGCGGCAGCGCCACCCGGTGCCTGTGGATGCGTTTCTTCCAGGGTCTGGGAACGATGACCTACGCATCCGCCGACCCGATCATCGCGCTCTACGACGGCAATCGGAAGCGGCAGATCGAGGACGGCGCGGCGGCGGAGCAGACGCGGATCATCGCCAACGGCATCGACGTCGAGCGGTTCCGGCCCCTGCGGGCGAAGCTGTCCGATGGCCCGCGTCCCGTGATCGGCTTCATCGGCCGCGTCGTTCCGATCAAGGACGTGAAGACGTTCATCCGGGCGATGAAGGCGATCGTCGCCGAGCGCCCCGAGGTGGAAGGCTGGATCGTCGGCCCCACCTCCGAGGACGAGGCGTACGCCACCGAATGCCGCCAGCTCGTGTCCGCGCTGGGCCTCGACCGCAACGTCAAGTTCCTCGGCTTCCGCGCGCCCGAGGAGATCCTCCCGCAGCTCGGTCTTCTCGCGCTGACCTCGATGAGCGAGGCGCTTCCCCTGGTCGTGCTCGAGGCCTTCGCCAGCGGTCTTCCGGTGCTCACCACCGACGTGGGCGCCTGCCGCGAGATGGTGGAAGGGCGCACGCCCGAGGATCGAGCGCTCGGATCTGCCGGCGCCGTGGTCCCCATCGCCGCGCCCGAGCAGACGGCGCGCGCGGCGCTTTCCCTTCTCGGCGATCCCGCGCGCTGGCGCAAGGCGCAGCGCGCGGCCGTTCGCCGCGTCGAGGCTCACTACACGCAGGAGCAGATGGTCGACGCGTACCGACAAGTCTACCGGGAGGCCGCGACATGGCGGGCATAGGATTCCAGCTCCGCACGCTGCTCTCCCGGGACAGCTACGCCGGTCTCCTCGGCGCGTACGGCTACGCCGGAGTCGCTTCCAGCGGACCCTGGGTCGTTTCCATCGGCGGAGTCCTCGCCATCGGCCTGCTCGCCACCGGATCCGTCGAGCCGCCCATCCGGGTGACGCAGTTCCTCGTCTCCATCACCTGGCTGATGTCCGCGTCGCTCCTTCTGACGGGCCCGCTGCAGCTTCTCTTCGCGCGGTTCGTGGCCGACCAGATCTATGCGCGGAAGAGCGAGCGGATCCTTCCCAATCTATTCGCCGCGCTCTCGATCACGACGTTCGCCGGCGGCGCGCTCGCATCGGCCGTGGTGCACACCGCATTCGACGAGTCGCTCGCTTGCCGCCTGCTCCTGGTCGCGAACTTCGTCGTGCTCTGCGACGGCTGGCTCCTGCTGGTGCTGCTCTCGGGTGTGAAGGCGTACCGGACGGTGGCGGCCCTGTTCCTCGCCGCCTATCTCGCTTCGATCGGAGGCGCGGCGGTACTGCGGCCCTTTGGTCTCGAGGGTCTGCTGGCAGGCTTTCTCATCGGGCAGGCCGGAGCGCTGTTCGGGATGCTCGC
The sequence above is a segment of the Deltaproteobacteria bacterium genome. Coding sequences within it:
- a CDS encoding tetratricopeptide repeat protein, translating into MQRRPKQRGRRRVAGPALTAAVVVVSIGSLGGLHLWAGEADSASGPADALGLALLRADLELNPDDATLRMRLTREQLALGMYRDAERTLVPLFGAGTAMAPEAALLSVDVKLAAWRAIAPELPARHAAQADALARLEAFLPRQGNLDDLAHAARAARELGRPDLAARADERAAALEPDPRRAMDLGLTAVDEFRAADRGDEALRLAEKLVERFPAERTVVERALAIALAQNDPQRARRLGERLTSIGTVDPVSLGRQLDLELAAGDLAGALKTAEQLAGMSPDDANSRLTAARVALWAGEPRRALSHWSWLAKRRGALHDMDEALALARALRDEATVADLLGARARRVPLPAAALSELTHALESTATPRSVTEALERYASLRPASRDAWEALASAQERRREFAAALGTRLEIARRFGRSVVNSVAAAKLQWALGRRGEALAELQRFVDSASPNRSEYWEVLAEIAWQEEADPIALRAYQALWESGHIDVAGAERLLMLTRESGRPDDLIQIGRLGWSRMRQPRLLLLAMDEAARTGRWPQVERMAAEAAASGDDFASLPAYWMLRARADERAGRIPEAIGAYRRALAGDPKSKAARAGILWLLSGAHQRGTLSEYLASWADDAPNDPELSRAYVAGLEELRTARSPLLPPPAAAGVDVAGESLGSVVLGQQRAFVRSEIPGGELELRQGLLAALPNDSGLRVPAAETRVSAHARLPGLAGQTEVSAGVSLRPDRNVLQAGVARMQRFASVGEARIEASLHEPADESLALRLEAVRTRVGGAVAVSEGAAYQRLALDFKRWSTRSGADLGRGGAANFEIGWRTQGPDAIVRLQGGYQRNSLNSGPLPAALAVFAPDASAVLPGELASLGIGAGLTGLPAGPARLAADAWIGSVGPPFRPAFRIQTGIAVAPFKNGELAMSAFAANDRFGVGGNLGLNLSLTHRFGF
- a CDS encoding DUF3492 domain-containing protein translates to MNLSPARPADVALLLEGTYPFVRGGVSTWVHKLIEALPETTFSLVFIGGRRSDHGRAAYAFPPNVVHFERHYLFEPRKDSPDRSVDASAVDELDRLHDHLLGASRAPADAELVKRLALCLQAPDGFARDAFLHEDACWDWICDRYRRDRADSPFTSYFWTLRSTYLGLFTLADVARRLPPARFYHAVSTGYAGFLGALLRHQRSRPLVLTEHGIYTKERMIDLASAESIPGGSATRCLWMRFFQGLGTMTYASADPIIALYDGNRKRQIEDGAAAEQTRIIANGIDVERFRPLRAKLSDGPRPVIGFIGRVVPIKDVKTFIRAMKAIVAERPEVEGWIVGPTSEDEAYATECRQLVSALGLDRNVKFLGFRAPEEILPQLGLLALTSMSEALPLVVLEAFASGLPVLTTDVGACREMVEGRTPEDRALGSAGAVVPIAAPEQTARAALSLLGDPARWRKAQRAAVRRVEAHYTQEQMVDAYRQVYREAATWRA